The genomic window TTTTGGATCTTTATGACGAAATCGAGCTCCCCCTCGTGGCAGTGCTCGCTGCCATGGAGAATTATGGCGTAAAAATCGACAGGAGCATTCTGGCGGGCCTCTCAAGGGATTTCGACGGGAGGCTCAATAGCCTCATGAAAAATATCTTTGACCTCGCGGGTGAATCGTTCAATATCAACTCACCCCAACAGCTCTCCCGTATTCTCTTCGAGACGCTGAAGCTGCCTCCCACGAAGAAGACCAAGAAAGGATTTTCGACCGATACGGACGTCCTCCAGTCCCTCTCCGTCCTCCATCCCCTCCCGAAGGAGATACTCCAATACAGGACCCTTACGAAATTGAAAAGCACTTATGTGGATGTCCTTCCCACCCTGATAAATCCGGCTTCCGGGAGGATCCACGCCTCTTTCAACCAGATGGTGGTCGCCACGGGCAGGCTCTCCAGCACCGATCCCAACCTCCAGAATATCCCGGTCAGGGGGGAGGAGGGAATGAAGATCCGCCGCGCCTTCGTCCCCGAAGAGGGATTTCTGCTCCTCTCATCGGATTATTCCCAGATCGAGCTCAGGATCCTCGCCCATATCTCCGGAGACGAGATCCTTATCGATACCTTCCGGAGAGGTGAGGACGTCCATGCCCGCGTGGCGCAGGAGGTATTCGGAGTGGGGCCCGACGGGGTAACGGGCGACATGCGCCGGAGCGCAAAGGTGATAAACTTCGGGATCATCTACGGCATAAGCGGATACGGCCTCTCAAAGGAGCTTGGCGTTTCTCCCCGGGAGGCGCAGGATTATATCGACGAATATTTTGTGAGATACAGGGGAGTGAAGCGCTATATCGACGGCATAATAGAAGAGGCCCGGGAAAAAGGCTTCGTCACCACCATGCTGGGGCGGGTGCGGTGCATTCCCGAGGTGAAAAACCACGATGCGAACATACGGCAATTCGGGGAAAGACTTGCCATGAACACCCCTATTCAGGGAAGTGCCGCCGATATCATCAAACTCGCCATGGTACATATATGGCGGAAACTCGCCTCCCTCGGCCTCGGCTCGCACCTTATCATGCAAATCCATGATGAATTGGTAGTGGAAGTGAAAGAATCGGAGTCGCTTCTCGTGGAGAAACTGGTCAGGGAAGAGATGGAGCGTGTGGTCCCCCTCTCCGTGCCCCTCGTAGTAAACATCAAGAGAGGCAGGAATTGGGCGGAAGCCGACGAATGAGCCGCCCTCCATGACCAGGAAAGGAACTAGCTGATCATCCTATCCTTATTCTCGGGTCCGCTACCGCATACATGATATCTGCAAGAAGGTTGCCCAGGAGGGTGAGGAAGGCCCCGATCACGAGGATGCCCATGATGGTCGGGTAGTCCCTCGACATGACGCTCATGAAGAAGAGCTGCCCCATACCGGGAATGGAAAAAATGCTCTCCATTATTACACTTCCTCCGATCAGACCCGGTACCGACAGGCCGAATATGGTGATCACGGGAAGGAGCGAGTTCCGAAGCGCATGCTTTCTCAGGACCATCCGCTCGGGAAGCCCTTTCGCATAGGCGGTGGTGATATACTCCTGCCGCAACACTTCGAGAAGACTGTTCTTCATATACCGGGACACTCCCGCGAGACCGCCGATAGACGAGCAAAACACGATGATGACAAGGTGCTTCACGAGGTCGATGCCCTTCTCGAAGAAAGAAAGGTCTGCAAAGTCGAATGATTTTATCCCCGATATGGGCAGCACTTCCAGATAGACCCCAAAAAAGAGCATGAGCAGGAGGGCGAGCCAGAAATGGGGCATGGCGTAGCCCGCAAACACGAACGCGCTCAATCCTTTATCAAGCCAACTGTCTTTATACCGCGCCGAGTATACCCCTATGGGAATGCCCACCATGAAGAAGAGGACCGTCGATAAAAGCTCGATTGTGATCGTAATCGGGAGCCGCTCCGCAATTTTGTCGATAACAGGTCTTCTGTCGGGGGCGAAAGAAGGGCCGAAATCGAGCCGCACGATCCTCTTGAGCCAGAGGAAGTACTGGATATGAAGCGGTTTATCGAGCCCGTAATAGGCCTTTATCCTGTCCCTCACTTCCTTGGTCACTTTGGGGTTCATCTCCGCTTCGAGCACGCTCGGCTCTCCCGGCGTCAGGTGGATCACTGCGAAAGAGATGATCGATATACCCAGCAGCATGGGGATCATGAAGAAGAGACGTTTAAGGAGATAGCGCAGCACTCTTTTTATACCTCCTCTGGTTCTCCGGCACGTACCATTTTATAAAATCATAGGTAATTCCCGCCGGGGCGGGTTCTATTCCCTTGAAGCGCTTGTGGACCGCAGTATTGGCATAAGGGATAAAAAGAAACGTGTAGGGCTGCTCCTCGGCAAGGATCTCCTGCACCCTGTCGAGATACTTTTTCCGTTCTTTCCTGTCCAGGGTATGGCGCGACTTCACGAGCATCTCGTCCACCTCGGCATTTTCGAAAGAGATGAAGTTAAGCTCCTTTTTGCCCTGTTTCGATGAATGCCATATATCGAACAGATCGGGATCCTGAGGGATCGTCCATCCCAGGATGACCGCTTCAAAATTCTTCTTGTCGATGAATTCATTTATAAAAGCGGCCCACTCGATCACCCTGATCTTGAGCCTTATCCCCACGTCCGAAAGCCTCTTCTGAATAAGCTCCGCGCACTTGATCCTCACGTCGTTGCCCTGGCTCGTCAAAACGGTGAATTCAAAGGGGGCGCCGTCCTTGCGAAGTATCCCATCGGGTCCCATCTCGAAACCCGCTTCCTTGAGGAGCGATGCCGCCTTCTCCTTATTGTATCCGTATTTCTTCACATTCCCGTTGTAAGACCACATATCGGGCTTTATGGGACCGTCGGCTTCAATGCCCTGGCCGAGGAGGATTCCGTCGACGATCTCCTTCTTGTCGATCGCATAGGTGATCGCCTGACGCACCCGTTTATCCTTAAAGTAGCGGTGCTTAAGATTATAGCCCATATACACATAGGAAAAGGCGAGGAACTTGAATTTATTGAATTCCCTTTTGAATCGGGGATAATCGGTCTGCCTTACCGCCTGCATGGGGGTCAATGCCGCCATGTCGATGCCGCCCTGCTTCAGCTCGAGAAAAGTGGTCGCCGTGTCGGGCACCACGCGCATGACGTAACGGTTAAGATAGGGCCTGCCTTCGAAATATTTTGGATTGGCGGAGAGAATGAGCCGGTCCCCCGCGATCCATTCACTGAACATATAGGGGCCGGTACCAATGGGCGCCCTGCGCAGGGGAGATGCGGTGATATCCCGTCCCTCAAGCAGGTGCCTCGGCATTATTGCCGCGTTCCAGCTTATGAGCGCCGGAGCGAAAGGTTTCTCGTAGGTGACTTTGAACGTATAATCGTCAAGGACCTGAGCTTCCTTTACGAGCTTGAAATCTCCGGAATAGGCGGTCGGCGTCTTCTCGTCCACCGTGACCCGGTAGGTATACATGACATCATGGGCAGTGAAGGGCCGGCCGTCGTGCCAGGAGACATTTTTTCTGAGATGAAAGGTTATGGAAAGATTATCTTTCGATATATCCCACGACTCAGCCAGGTCCCCCACGATATCGAGGTTTTTGTCATATTTGACGAGCCCGTTAAAAACAAGTCCGCTTATCTGGTGGGAAGGCTGATCCGAAGCGAGGATCGGAATGAGGTTCGACGGCTCTCCTGTTGAAGACGTGATAATAGTATCGCCAAATGACGCCTTCCCCGGATCGTCATAAAAGCCGATTTCCTTCGGTTTGCCGCAGGAAAGACAGAAGAAAAGGACGAGGGCCCATATAATCCATAATTTCGGGAACATTGCGCTTATTCTAACAAAAGGAGCGCCTCAAGTAAAGGAATCTCGGGGAGTCCTCCTCCATTACGCCTTCTCGATCCTGATGTGCGCCGCCCCCTTCTCTTTCCTGAGCTCTTCCGCCCGGCCGAGGATCTTCCCCACCATATTGACCGCACCGGCAGGCACGGGGTCCTCTCCGGTGCTCAAAGGGGTGGGGCCGAAGAAGATCGCCAGGGCGGCCCCCGGCGGCCAATATCCGATATCTCCGACTTTCACCGCCGTGGTAGCCCCCTCATCCAGCCCCACGGAGATCGGTATCTCGAAGTAGAATTCATCACCCCATCTATTGATATCTTTTTCAATGGGAAGAATCTCCGCAATGGACCTAGCGCAGGCAGTATCGAACAGCTCGCCGCGAAGGGAAGTCTTTCCTATAGTGATTGTAACAGGGACCGTCATATTACCTCCCGGGACTAATTCCCTCAACCCTTTTAATACCTCCCCCGTACGAATGTCAAGAAGCATTTATCTCCGCGCCTCTCGCGAGGATTTTGGTTTACTATCATCTGCCCCTGGGATAATATCTAATGCGCGGGCGGTGACTTGTCCTCCCATTAAGAATCGGGCCCGAATTGCGATAAAAACAATGGAGTCTTCCGGGAAGATCCAATATAAGGAGAAGAACATGAGACGATCCATAGAGGCTATCCTTTTGTGCTCCTTTGTAGCCCTTTTATGTATGGCGGTACTGCCCATGAATGCCCGCGGCCAGGATAAGCGCTGGGTTCATTTCACCTTCGACAAGAACCTTCAGAATACAGATTACTACTACGATCGCGAGACGGTGAGGTATTTGTCGGATAATAGGGTGAGCGTATGGCTTAAAATCGCTTCGCCCCAAAGCGAGGAACTGCTTCATCTGGAGATAGAATGCTCCGGCTCCATGTTCCGCACGATCGAGCCCTATAAGCCCCTCTTCGGGAGCCCGGTCAAGACATCTTATGCCCAATACGGCTGGCTCGAAGTCCCTCCGGATTCCGAGGTTTTTCTGCTCAAGAAGGCCCTCTGCAGGTAGAATATTCCGGAGGCGCCCAAAGCCCGCGCCCCAAATGAAAATCACGGATCAGATCAGGGAAAATAACGGACAACCTGCGTCACACGGGGAAAGGGAAGCTCTGCCGGATCAGTTTGAGGAGATTGTACCTCTCCCGCAGGGACAGTTTGAGATAGAACTTGCTTGTGATCAGGATATGGATAATCTTTTTCATAGCGTGCAGCTCAGGCATCGGTACCCCCCTATGTCGGCGCTGCCGGGGCACGATCTTCAGGCAAATCCCGGCTTGGTACATTATCGGCAGTTCTTGGATAAACTTTAGCCGATAGGGGCCTTTCCGGGAAAAATAGGGTATTTAATTAGTTACGAAAACCAGCAGGGGGGATCATTTGAATTTATGGTGGTCCTTGTTCTTCTGATAGAGCATCTTGAGTCCCCTCAGGGTAAGCATCTCATCGACTTCGTCTATGGTCAGAGATTCTTTGAAAATAAAACTGGATAAACCGCCTGTGGCGATCACGTAGGGAGTGGTCCCGACCTCTTCCTTCATCTTGCTCACTATTCCGTCGACAAGACCCACATATCCGTAAATAATTCCCGCCTGCATGGCATGGACCGTATTCTTGCCTATGAGGCTTTTCGGTTTGATGAGCTCGACCCTCGGGAGCTTGGAGGCCCTTTCGAAAAGCGCTCCCAGAGATATCATGATTCCGGGAGCGATGGCGCCTCCCGCATATTCTCCTTTTGCGGTAATGTAATCGAAGGTGGTGGCCGTCCCAAAATCTACGATGATAAGAGGTTTTTTATACTTCTCATACCCTGCCACCGCATTGACGATCCGGTCGGCTCCCACTTCCTGGGGGTTCTCGTAAAGAATGGGCATACCGGTCTTGATGCCGGGCTCGACCACGAGAGGCCTTATCCCCACATACTTCCGGCAGATTATCTCGAAAGGTATGAGCATGGGCGGCACCACACATGAGATAATGGCGCTGTCGATGTCCGTGAGCTTTATATTTTCGAAATTGAGAAGGCTGTTTAAAAGGATCGCGTTCTCATCAACCGTCTTCTGAATCGAGGTGCTGAGCCTCCAATGGTTGACGAGGTTATCCTCGTCGTATACTCCGAAAACAATGTTCGTATTACCGATATCGATTACAAGTAGCATAGGCTAATAATTCACATCCCCCGCAATTATCTTTTTCAGCCGGCCCCCTTCTTCGAGGACTACCGCACCGTCCCGGTCTATGCCCACGCATATGCCCCGGTTCACTTCACCCATCTGGACTATCTCCAGGTACTTCCCTTTTATCGCCGCCCGATCCTGCCAGATCCTGCAGATCTCCGATTCGCCTTGAGTTTTGAAAATCTCGTAATATCGTTCCAGGTTGGAGAGTAGCTTACCACAGACTTCGGCTCTTTCAAAGACCTTTCTTGTCTCCATCGAGAGGGAGGTGGCCTTCTGCCTGATCTCTTCAGACATCCCCCCTACTTCCATATTGATATTGAGCCCTATGCCTACGATTACGAACCGCACCATCTCCGCTTCCGTCGACAGCTCGAGAAGGGTGCCACAGACCTTCTTTCCGTGAATCAGCACGTCGTTGGGCCACTTGAGCGCGGGTTCGGTCCCTAAATCCTTTATGGTGTCATAGACCGCAAGAGACGAGAGAAACGTTATAGGATAAATACGGGAGGGATGGACCTGGGGCCGAAGGATAACCGACAGGTAAAGGTTCTTCCCCTCCGGAGAGAACCAGACCCGTCCGAGCCGGCCTTTCCCCATGCCTTGCGATTCGGCGATCACTACGGCGCCTTCAGGCTCCCCATTGAGGGCGAGCTGGAAGGCCAGAAGGTTGGTCGAATCGACTCTATCTTTATAAATCGACTTGTGGCCCACGTACCGTGTGTCGAGGAAACGATCGATCTCCCAGGGGTAAAGCCGGTCGGGACCCCGCACCAGCATATAGCCTTTGCCTTTCGCCTTAGTCACATTGTAGCCCAGCTCGTCGAGGTGGTTCACATATTTCCAGACCGCAGTCCTCGAGATGCCGATTTTGCGTGCAATGTAGTCTCCCGAGACAAAGCCCTCGGTTTCCCGGAGAAAGGTCAACAGCTCCTTAATTCTGTCCATTTTCTATTTTGTCGTAGTGAGAGAAGAACATGGTGAAAGAGGCCCTCCCCTGAGAGAGTGAGCGCACGTCCGTCGAATAGCCGAACATCCTCGTGAGCGGCGCATTCGCCTGTATGACCGTGATCTTGTCCTTTGAATTGACATCCGTGATCTGGCACTTCCTCGAATTCAGGTCGCCGATGATCTCACCGAGAAATTCATTCGGTGTAGTGACCGTAAGAGACATAAAGGGAACGAGAAGCACGGGTTTAGCCTCGACGCATGCCTTCCTGAAGCCCTCATAGGCCGCCATCTTGAGGGTAAGGCGCGCGAACTCCGGACTGCTCGTGGAGGCGTCCAGCACGTCGACCTTTATATCCGTCAAGGGAAAGCCTTTGAGGATCCCTATATGGGAGGCCTCCGTGATGCCCTCTTCGAGGGCGCTGATGTAGGGATATGCGAGGCTCTCCTCTTTCAGGTGGGCGTGCACCACGTTACCCTGGCCCCTTGCATTGGGAGAGATCCGGAGAGAGACCCACCCCCTGGGAGTGGATGAACCCGCGGTTCCGGCCACGCCGGTAAGTACTTTCTCAAAAGCATGCTCCACCAGGGCTTCTCTTTCTATGGTCTCTTTGTAGACCACCTGCGGCCTGCCCACGTGAAGCTCGATATTGAACTCTTCTTTTATCCGCCTCACCACCACGTCCAGGTGAAGCTCCCCCATGCCGGAGACCACTGTCTGATAGGCGTCCTCATCCGTTCTCACTACAAATGTAGGGTCTTCCTCCGCGATGCGCTGGAGGGTGAGAAGGAGTTTCTCCTGGTCTGCGTTCTTCCGGGGCTCCACTGCAATGGAGATAACGGGTTGATATACTTCTATCTGCTCGAGCACCAGGGGTTTTGCCCCTACCAGGGTATGGCCCGTGGAGGTCTCCTTGAGTCCCACAATCCCCACGATCGCGCCGGTTCCTGCCTTTTCGATCCGTTCCCTGTGGTTGGCATGCATTTTAAAAATTCTGGAGATTTTTTCTTTCTTGTTGATGTTGACATTGAGGATATCATCCCCGACCTTTATCGTTCCCCCGTAGACCCTGATGTAAACGAGTTTTCTCCCCTCCTGCATGACCACTTTGAAGGCCAGCGCCGTAAAATCCTCGTCGTCCCTCGCCTCACGCTCCTCGATCTCTCCTGTCTGAGGATTTATCCCTTCGACGGAAGGTACATCTAGGGGAGAAGGAAGGTATCTCACGACCGCATCCATGAGGGGCTGAACGCCTTTATTCTTCAACGCGCTTCCGCAGAGGACGGGTACGCATTTCAAGCCTATGGTCCCTTTTCTCAGGACCTCGTGGATAAGGGCCTCTTCTACGGTCCCCCCTTCGAGATAGATCTCCATAAGCCTGTCGTCCAAAAGGGAGAGTTTCTCGAGAAGCCGCTCCCGCTGTTCATGGACCGCCTCCTCATACTCCTTCGGGATCGATATGGAGTTATAAGTCGCGCCGGAGTCCGCTTCATCCCAGACTATGGCTTGCATGGTAATGAGATCCGCGACCCCGTAGAATCCGTCCTCTCTTCCGAGAGGTATCTGTATGGGGATAGGATTTGCCCCGAACTTCTCTACAATCGAATCGATCACGGAAAAATAATCGGAGCCGAGGCGATCCAGCTTATTTATAAATGCGAGTCTCGGCACGTGGTACCTGTCCGCCTGGTGCCACACCGTCTCCGACTGGGGCTCCACACAGCCCACCCCGCAAAAGACCGCTACCATGCCATCAAGAACCCGGAGCGACCTTTCCACCTCAATGGTGAAATCCACGTGTCCCGGAGTATCTATAAGCTGTATCTCATGACCGGCCCATTCAAGAGTAGTAACCGCGGAGGTAATGGTAATGCCCCTCTCCTGCTCCTGGGGAAGGTAATCCATGGTAGCAGTGCCTTCATGAACTTCTCCGATCTTATGGGTTTTGCCGGTGTAGAAAAGGATACGCTCCGTCACGGTTGTCTTGCCCGCGTCTATATGGGCGGCAATTCCGATGTTCCTTATCTTTTTAAGGCGCTCGACTTCTTTTTTCATAACGTGAAAATATGACCTATTACCGGTCAAAAGTCAATATTAACGCGTTGCCGTGTTAAGGCGTTGCCGCCAGGTGCGACCGAAGACGGAGATTGGCCTTTGCCTCTCTCGAGGAGATTAATTCCCGGATCGACACCGTCCTATCGAGGGGTCACAGTCTCAACAATCAGGCCGGGAGTATCATGAGGCGGGCCGCCGGGCTTTTGCCCGATAGCCCTTCACTTTTGAAAATCATTCGAAATTTGGGGAGTTCTCGATCGAAGGCCCTAAGGGACGAGAGCGGCCTCCGTCCTTTACTTTTCCACCGCCTTGAGATCCTTTTCTCTGTCCGGCGTTAAATCGGCTTGATAAAAATCCCGATCCGAGGGAATAATGAGGGTGAATTCCGTGGTATCATCTATCTCCAGCGTGGCTTTCTCCACTGCAAAGTCGAGCACATGCCCCCCGGCGGACCGGTCCGCCGTGATGAAGTGAAGGTGATAGCCGGGAACGTTTACTCCTTTCACATAAGGAGGACAACGAAAACCTACGATCGTGCCTTTTACATTCTTTAAGGTGAAAAGAGGCTGCGTCTTTACCACCTCTTTCAACGGCTTATACGGCTTTTCCTGGGCGGGAACGCTCCGGGTCTTCACGATGCGAAAAACGCCCGATATCTTGATCGCATAAAACATATTAAGGGTAGGAAGCATTCGATCGGCTACATTTGCGACCCCCGCAAAATCCATATCCTTGTCGAGAATAACGGTGCGATCCGCCTCGAAATATGTCACCGCGGCAAAGGGCGTCTTCGTCTCCATGCCCGGCCTCTCGACCGCCCCCCGTCCGTTAATCCGGTAAAATTCTCCGTCTACCAGCACCATTTCACCGTCAAGGGAATTGTAGGTACCCACTCCGAAGTCGCCTTTCCCTTTTAGGGCCCCAAGGGTGGTCTCCCCGTCATAAATACCTGTCATCAGGGCATCTATAGTCGAGATCTGGGTGAGCGTATCCTGCCCGGCATAAGAGAGTCCTGTTGCGGTAAAAACTAAAACCAAAACATACACAATGAATCGTCTCATTTGCAGTTCACCTTTTCTGTTATTTTACCACAGAAACCAAAGCGATCGAAGGCCGGGAGGTTGGACCGAGGCCTCTCTTTACCCATCGATTGTAAGCCCGAAGATTCGGTCCGCTATAGTCCGGCAATGTTCCGATATGAGCTCCAGGTTCATGAGAATGTCGACAAACAGCGGACCCGCCTCGGCCTTACAGAGTTTGGTGTAGAACCTCTTCAGATGCTCATCCGTGGCTTCCCTGACTTTATCCCTTATCTCCTCGTGCCTTACCATCACGACCCTTATGAGCTCCTCGTCCCTTTTCACGATGAGAGATGACGTATCTTCTATATTTCTGAGGACCAATCCTCCTATCTCGTCTATTTCAGAGTAGGCCTGATCGGTAAAGACGGCTTTTCTCTTGTACTTCGATTCCCCCGCCTCCATAATATTTGTGGAGCGGTCACCGATCCTTTCTATGTCATCCACAATCACGGAAAAAGCGAATAATTTCCTTGATAATCCGGGAGACAGGTCTCCGCAAGAAGTATTCCACAGGAATTGTGTAATCTCCGTCTGAAGGTTATCCACCACGAGCTCCACATACATGATGTCTCTTTTCCGGGTTTCACTCCACGAGGGGATGAGCGTGAGACTTTCCGAGAACATCCTTCCCGCAAGGAATATCTCCCTGGAGAGCTCCTTGTTCACACAATCCAGGGCCTCCTGCGGGATTGTGAGGCATTTTTGGTCGAGGTATTCCGGCCAAAGCGGCAGAGTCTCTTCTTTGCCCGGGACGATTGCCTCCACAACCCATGCAAAGGGTTTGAGGAGACCTATGAAAAGAATAACTATGAGGAGGCTGAGGATTACATGACTCAGGGCAATCTGTTGGGCTACCTCGGAAGAAAGGGCCTTGAGCAATACGACAAAGAGGGGGAATAAAAGAAGGGATACCCCTACCCCCGATACCTTGAAAAGGAGATGGGCCAGGGCGCTCCTCTTGCCGGCCTTATTCATGAAGAGGCTGCCCATGATGGCTGTAGCCGTGGTCCCAATATTCGCCCCGAATACGACCGGAAGAGCACCTTCAATCGATATGAGCCCCTGTTGTCCGAGGATTATAAGAATGCTTACGGGGATGGCGGACGCATGCACCACTGCCGTAAAAATAATGCCTATCGCCAAACCGAGGAGGGGATTTTCGGTTCCCCTGAAGAAGCGTATAAAGGTCTCGCTCTCTTTCAACGGAGCAGCGGCATCGCCTATCAGGCCGAGGCCGAAGAAGATGAGACCGAAATAGACGACCATCTCGCCCGCAGATTTCCATCTCTCCACACCGATGCAGAAGATGAGGACACCCGTCAGAATAATCCATGGAGACAGGTCGGTCACATTCCATACCACTAGCTGGGCCGTGAGAGTGGTTCCTATATCCGCGCCTAATATTATGCCGAGGGAATGGTAAAAAGTGATGAGGCCCGCGCTCACGATGCTCACGGTGAGAAGAGTGGTGGCAGAACTACTCTGAAAAACCGTGGTGGCGGCAATGCCGGTGACCAAGCCGAAAAACCGGTTCTTTACCGAAAACTTTATAAAATTGCGGATCCTGCCGCTGAAGGCGCCCTCCATTCCCGAGCTCAGCTTCAGCATACCGAAGAGAAAGAGGGCAAGTCCGGTGATGAAAAGCAGAAGACTCCCTACCATCGGCCCCTTAGATCGTCATTGTGCCCGCCGCGCAGGCGCCCGGTATTCCGCCTGCCCTTCACGAGATTTTGCTGCCGTTGACGATATCCTTGTCCAGGGTAAGGAGTACGACGGAAGATTTATCTTCGGTCGAGGCTGCGAGAAGCATTCCATGAGAGAGTATGCCCCGCAGCTTTCTCGGTTCGAGATTTGTCACCACTACGATCTTCTTGCCGACCAGCTCTTCTTTTCCATAGAAAGGCTTGATGCCTGCCACGATGGTCCTTTCTTCGCCTATATCGACAGTCAGCTTGTAGAGCTTGTCAGCCCCCTCCACCTCTTCGCATGATCTGATCTCGGCAACCCGCAAATCCATGGTCTGAAATAGATCGAACGTGATATTTTCCATTACCTTCCTCCCATCCGGAAAAATCCTATATTATTCTGTTCCTCAGAACTCCGATACCTTCGATCTCCACCTCCACCTCGTCCCCCCTCGCCATTGGCCCAACCCCCGGCGGCGTGCCAGTGATGATCACATCCCCCGGCAGGAGAGTCATGATATCCGACACGAAGCTCACGATCTCAAAGACGTTGAAGATCATGTTTTTGGTGTGAGAGTGCTGCCTGATCGCTCCGTTGACTCTGGTCAAAATCTCGCAATTGCCGGGGTCGATGTCCCGAACGATGCGGGGCCCCAGGGGGCAGAAGGTATCGAAGGATTTGGCCCTCGTCCACTGTCCGTCTTTTCTCTGCATGTCCCTGGCTGTGACGTCATTCGCGCAGGTATATCCTGCGATATGCGCGCCCGCCTCTTCACGGGTCACCTTTCTGGTCCTGTCTTTTATCACTATGGCCAATTCCCCTTCATAATGCAGCTCCTCCGACTGAGGGGGAAAGACGATCGCTTCTCCGGTCCCTATTACAGAGGTCGAGGGCTTAAGAAAGATAAGCGGATAATCGGGGACCATCATATTGAGCTCTTTTGCATGATCGTGATAGTTGAGCCCGATAGCGACTATCTTCGTGGGCTGAAACATCTTACCCTCCTTGAGAAAACTTCAGACTCCCCTTTTTTCGGTCCTTGCCCCGCCCCCGCGCATGAGAGGACTTAGGACTTCAAAGTGCAGGACTGCAATTATTTTAGGCTGGGAGATGATGGTTTGTAAACCCTTTTCACCCTGATATGGGTCCCTATCATTTCTTTCTCGCCTGATTTATATAAAAAAAGACAAGGATGGCGGCTATCACGACCATGGCGCCGATAAGGAAGAGTGCGGTTTTTTCCTGACCCAGATAAGTAACCATTTTAAGATATAAAAGCACGCAAAATACCCCCAGTGCCATGAGTGTCAGGGGCGCTGGCCAACGGACCGGCTGTCTTGCCGGTGAAGGAAGGACGCCTTTCCTGCGAGGAGTATCCGGTGGTACGTCATCAGGGGCGGGATTCTGAGGAAGGGGCTTTAACCTCCTGCCCAGGAACAGATAAATGAATACCCCGAAGGGCGCAAAAACAACCACGATCAGCCATAGTATCTTGCTTAACTTCGTGAAGGCGCTTCTGAAGATATCGACGATGGCCCATATGGAAAGAACGAGTGAAAAAAAGACAAATATGATGAGTGAAGGGGGCAGGTTTTGGGTTTCCATTATCTGTGCACCTATATGAACCTAAAGGGAACGCTCAGTCAAGACAATTCTTAGGTCCCCTCTTCGGCGTCTGTTATTTCTGCAAACGACGAAAGCTCGCGCGCTGCGATGGGTCGTCAATACCCCTCCGATCAGGTCCCGGCTGCTTTGAAACCCAAATATGG from Syntrophorhabdaceae bacterium includes these protein-coding regions:
- the budA gene encoding acetolactate decarboxylase, whose protein sequence is MRRFIVYVLVLVFTATGLSYAGQDTLTQISTIDALMTGIYDGETTLGALKGKGDFGVGTYNSLDGEMVLVDGEFYRINGRGAVERPGMETKTPFAAVTYFEADRTVILDKDMDFAGVANVADRMLPTLNMFYAIKISGVFRIVKTRSVPAQEKPYKPLKEVVKTQPLFTLKNVKGTIVGFRCPPYVKGVNVPGYHLHFITADRSAGGHVLDFAVEKATLEIDDTTEFTLIIPSDRDFYQADLTPDREKDLKAVEK
- the metG gene encoding methionine--tRNA ligase subunit beta, producing the protein MENITFDLFQTMDLRVAEIRSCEEVEGADKLYKLTVDIGEERTIVAGIKPFYGKEELVGKKIVVVTNLEPRKLRGILSHGMLLAASTEDKSSVVLLTLDKDIVNGSKIS
- a CDS encoding fumarylacetoacetate hydrolase family protein, which gives rise to MFQPTKIVAIGLNYHDHAKELNMMVPDYPLIFLKPSTSVIGTGEAIVFPPQSEELHYEGELAIVIKDRTRKVTREEAGAHIAGYTCANDVTARDMQRKDGQWTRAKSFDTFCPLGPRIVRDIDPGNCEILTRVNGAIRQHSHTKNMIFNVFEIVSFVSDIMTLLPGDVIITGTPPGVGPMARGDEVEVEIEGIGVLRNRII
- a CDS encoding PLD nuclease N-terminal domain-containing protein, producing the protein METQNLPPSLIIFVFFSLVLSIWAIVDIFRSAFTKLSKILWLIVVVFAPFGVFIYLFLGRRLKPLPQNPAPDDVPPDTPRRKGVLPSPARQPVRWPAPLTLMALGVFCVLLYLKMVTYLGQEKTALFLIGAMVVIAAILVFFYINQARKK
- a CDS encoding Na/Pi cotransporter family protein; this translates as MVGSLLLFITGLALFLFGMLKLSSGMEGAFSGRIRNFIKFSVKNRFFGLVTGIAATTVFQSSSATTLLTVSIVSAGLITFYHSLGIILGADIGTTLTAQLVVWNVTDLSPWIILTGVLIFCIGVERWKSAGEMVVYFGLIFFGLGLIGDAAAPLKESETFIRFFRGTENPLLGLAIGIIFTAVVHASAIPVSILIILGQQGLISIEGALPVVFGANIGTTATAIMGSLFMNKAGKRSALAHLLFKVSGVGVSLLLFPLFVVLLKALSSEVAQQIALSHVILSLLIVILFIGLLKPFAWVVEAIVPGKEETLPLWPEYLDQKCLTIPQEALDCVNKELSREIFLAGRMFSESLTLIPSWSETRKRDIMYVELVVDNLQTEITQFLWNTSCGDLSPGLSRKLFAFSVIVDDIERIGDRSTNIMEAGESKYKRKAVFTDQAYSEIDEIGGLVLRNIEDTSSLIVKRDEELIRVVMVRHEEIRDKVREATDEHLKRFYTKLCKAEAGPLFVDILMNLELISEHCRTIADRIFGLTIDG